The Bradyrhizobium barranii subsp. barranii genome segment TTCAGCCGCTCGAAACTCTCCAGCACCGCGCCCATCAACGACGGCTTCATCGCCGCATATTCACGCGCCCGCGCGGTCGCGATGCGCTTTCCCTGCACGATCACCTGCGCGCCGACGTCGGTCTCGGGCTTCAGCAGCACCGGGTTCATGTCGGTGTGCGGCTCGACGCCGGCGGCCAGCGCCTGCAGCGCCTGGGCGCGACCGATCTCGCCGCCGTCGACGGTCACGGCCGCGTTGTTCGACATGTTCTGCGGCTTGAAGGGCAGCACGCGCACGCCGCGCCGCGTGAAGGCGCGGGCGAGGCCGGCGACGACGAGCGACTTGCCTACGTCCGAGCCGGCTCCCTGAATCATTAAAGCCCGCGCCATGGCGTCGTCAGAACTCGACGCCGGCTTGCGCCTTGATGCCGGAGCGGAAGGGGTGCTTGACCAGCGTCATCTCGGTGACGAGGTCGGCGATCTCGATCAGCTCGTCCTTGGCGTTGCGCCCGGTGAGCACGACATGCGTCATCGGCGGCTTGTGCGTTTTCAGGAAGTCGACGACCTCGGCGATGTCGAGATAGTCGTAGCGCAGCGCGATGTTGATCTCGTCGAGCACGACCATGCGCAGACTGGAGTCTGATATCAGCTCCTTGGCCTTCGCCCAGCCGGCCTGTGCTGCGGCGATGTCGCGGGCGCGGTCCTGCGTCTCCCAGGTGAAACCTTCGCCCATCGCATGGAACTGGCAGAGCTCGCCGAAATGGCCGGTGAGCAGGCGCCGCTCGCCGGTGTCCCAGGCGCCCTTGATGAACTGCACGACCGCGCAAGGGAAGCCATGGGCGACACAGCGGACGATCATGCCGAAAGCGGAGGAGGACTTGCCCTTGCCGGCGCCGGTGTGGACGATGATGAGGCCCTTCTCGCCGCTCTTGGTCGCCATGATCTTGTCGCGGGCGACCTTGATTTTCGCCATTTTCGCGGCGTGGCGGGCGTCGGTTTCCTCGGCCGTTTGGGTATCCGGTTCAGGCGTCATCTGACAGGGTCCTTCGGCTTGACAAGAGGCGGCCGGGGGCAAATGGTGGCCCGGCGTTGGTTCCTGTCCTATGACAGGCGAAGAGGGAATGCGATAGGGTCCGAATCGACAAGATTCGGCTCCAAACTGCAGCCGCCCCCGCGACCGTGACCGGAGAGATGCCCGAAGCCACTGATCCCCCGGGGGATCGGGAAGGCGGGGATCGAAGGGCCAAAAGCCCTGCTCCGCAAGCCGGGAGACCTGCCAGCGCGGACGAGTTTTGGACCGGCGGACGGGGTGTTCCGCGACGGGGAAACGGACCTTCGGGGGAATGGTCCGTGTGCCTCTTCGCCTCCCGCTGTTTATCCTGGAAGAGGCGATGACCGTCACACTTCACGTCTGTATTACCTGCCGTGCCGGCCAGACGCTCGACGAGGGTGAGACGACGCCCGGCAAGCGCCTGCATGGTGCGATCCTCGACGCCGGCGTGCCCGAGGGCGTCAATGTGGTTCCCGTTGAATGCCTGTCGGCATGCAGCCAGGGTTGCTCGGTTGCGCTCAGCGCGCCCGGCCGCTGGTCCTATGTCTATGGCCGTCTGTCAGAGGCCCATGCGAGGGACGTGGTCGCGGGTGCTGCGGCCTATGCCGCCGCGCCCGATGGCCTCGTGCCCTGGCGCAGCCGTCCCGAAATCTTCCGCAAGCAGTCGCTTGCCCGCATTCCCCCCATTGCCGTGTTGCCGGAGGCCGCCGAATGAACTCGCTCGCAAAAGTCCCTGTGACGGTGGTCACGGGTTTTCTCGGCTCCGGCAAGACGACGCTGATCCAGTATCTCCTCGCAAACCCTGACGGCAAGAAGCTCGCCGTGCTGGTCAACGAGTTCGGCAGCGAGGGTGTCGACGGCGAGATCCTGAAATCCTGTGCCGATGCGAATTGCCCGGAGGAGAACATTGTCGAACTCGCCAATGGCTGCATCTGCTGCACCGTTGCGGACGATTTCATTCCGACCATGGAAAAGCTTTTGGCGCGGCCGGTGCGGCCCGATCACATCCTGATCGAGACTTCTGGCCTGTCGCTGCCGAAGCCGCTGTTGAAGGCGTTCGACTGGCCGGAGATCCGTTCGCGCATCACGGTCGATGGCGTGATTGCGCTGGCCGATGCCGAGGCTGTCGCCGCGGGCCGTTTTGCGCCGGACCCGGCTGCGGTGGAAGCGCAGCGCGCGGCGGATGGAAATCTCGATCACGAGACGCCGCTGTCGGAAGTGTTCGAGGACCAGATCGCCTGCGCCGACATCGTGTTGCTGACCAAGGCCGATCTTGCGGGGGCCGCAGGGATCGAAGCCGCCAAGGCCGCCATCACCGCCGAGATGTCGCGCCGCGTGCCGATGCTATCCGTCACCGATGGCGCGATCGATGCGCGCGTCATCCTCGGCCTAGGCGCCGCCGCAGAGAACGATCTCGCCGCGCGCCCCTCGCATCACGACGGCGAGGAGGATCACGAGCACGACGATTTCGCCTCCGTCGTGATCGATCTTCCTGAAATCAGCGACATCGACGCACTGGTCGCGTCGGTGCAGCGTCTTTCGCGCGAGCAGAACGTGCTGCGCGTCAAAGGCTATATCGCGGTCGCGGGCAAGCCGATGCGCCTTCTGCTGCAAGCGGTCGGCGAGCGCGTGCGCCACCAGTTCGACAAGCCCTGGGGCGCAGCTCTCAGGCAGTCGAAGCTCGTTGTGATCGGCGAGCACGGCGATATCGACGAGGCCGCGATCAAGGTCGGACTTGGGCTTTCAGGATCTGGTATCTGATGCACGTCGTCTTCCGCGAGAGCCGCGGTCTCGAGGAGACCGCGACGCCAAGGGACATCGGCCAGGACCCGGCCGATCTCGTGGTGCTCTCGTACTCGGATTCCGACCTTGCCGCGTTCGCGGCCGGCTGGCGGCGCGGCCGCAACAGCCTGCCGTCGCTGCGGCTCGCCAATCTCGCGGAGCTGCGGCATCCGTTGTCGGTCGACACCTATATCGAGCGCACGCTGTCGCAGGCGCGCGGCATCCTGGTGCGCCTGATCGGCGGTGAATCCTATTGGCCGTACGGGCTCGCGGCCCTGCAGCAGCTGGCGAAGGACCGCAATATCGTGCTGGCCGTGCTGCCGGCCGACGGCCGCGACGACACGCGGCTCGATGCCTACTCGACCCTGCCGGTTTCGACGCTGCGCCGGCTCAAGGTGCTCTGTGACACCGGCGGTCCTGTTGCAGCCCAGGCCGCGATCGCGCAGCTCGCGTTGGCCTCGGGCCTTTACGCAGGCCCGGTCGTCGGCGAGATGAACCTGCCTGAGATGGGCTTTTACGATCCCGCGCGTGGTGTCATTGCTGCGCCGATGGCAGGCGAGGGAAAGCCGCTCGCGCTCGTGACCTTCTATCGTTCCTATCTCACCGCCGCGGATACCGGGCCGGTCGACGCCCTGATCGCGGCGCTGCGCGAGCGCGGCTTTGACGCGTATGGCGTGTTCGTCACCTCGCTGAAGGCTCCGGGCGTTGCGGATTGGCTGCGGACGTATTTCGCGACGAATCCTCCCGCCGCGATCGTCAACGCGACGGCGTTCTCGGCGATGGGCGACGACGGCACGACACCGTTCGATGCTGCATCGTGTCCCGTCTTCCAGGTCGCGCTCTCATCGGCACGGCGCGAGGACTGGGCGGAGTCGCTGCGCGGCCTGTCGCCCGGCGATCTCGCGATGCATGTGGTGCTGCCGGAGGTCGACGGCCGCCTGTTCGCGGGCGTGGTGAGTTTCAAATCGGCCGCGGAGCGTGATCCCGATCTGCAATTTTCGCATCTGGCGCACCGGCCCGATGAGGAGCGCGTCAAGGCCGTCGCCGCGCGCGTTGCGGCCTGGCGGCGCCTCGCGGACACGCCAGCCGCCGAGAAGCGGGTGGCGCTCGTGCTCTCGAACTACCCGGGCCGTCCACATCAGATCGCGCATGCGGTTGGTCTCGATGCGCTTGCGTCGGTCGAGGCATTGCTGTCTGACCTGACAGAGGCCGGCTTCGATGTTGTGCCGGTCTCCGCACTTGGCGAAACGTTGCTGAAGCAGCGACTGACCTGGAACGTCGCCGATTACCGCGCCGCGCTCTCGCGTCTCCCGCAAGCATTAAAGGATGATCTTGCGCAGGCCTGGGGCGCGCCGGCGGATGACCCGAGTTGTCGCGACGGTGCATTTCAATTCGCGGCCATCGCAAGTGGCCAATCGATCATCGCGGTTCAGCCCGAGCGCGGCGATGCGACGACGCGCGATGCCGACTATCACGATCTCGCCCGCACGCCGCGCCATGCCTATGTCGCGTTCTATCTTTGGCTCCGCGGGCAGGCCATCGATGCCGTCGTGCACATGGGCGCGCATGGCACGCTGGAATGGCTGCCCGGAAAATCCGTGGCGCTGTCGTCCGCGTGCTGGCCGGAAGCCCTGATCGGCGATCTGCCGGTCATCTATCCCTTCATCGTCAACGATCCCGGCGAGGCCGCGCAGGCCAAGCGGCGCTTGGGTGCCGTCACCATCGGCCATCTGCCGCCGCCGCTCGAACAATCCGCGGTGCCGGAAGGCCTCCGTCGGCTCGAACGTCTCCTGGACGAATATTCGACCGCCGATGGTCTCGACCCCGCCCGACGTCAGCGTCTGATCGCCGCGATTCGCGACGAAGCGCGTGCGGCAGGGCTCGAAGACGATCTTGGTCTCGATGCATCGGCTGCACCGGCGGAAGCGATCCCGCGGATCGATCGCTTCGTCTGCGATCTCAAGGAGAGCCAGTTCGGCGACGGCTTGCACGTGTTCGGCCGCGGCGTCTGCGCCGATGCGGAGCGCGATGCGTTGCGTTCCTCCCTCGCGGGGCAGCGCGTTGCGCCGGGGCCGTCGGGCTCGCCGTATCGCGGACGCCAGGACGTTCTGCCCACGGGGCGCAATCTCTTTGCCGTCGATCCGCGCGCGGTGCCGACGCCGTCGGCGCATGCGCAAGGCATCAGGCTCGCGGAAGAGCTGCTGCGTCGCCATTTGCAGGATCACGGCGACTGGCCGAAAGGCCTCGTGGTCGATCTCTGGGGCTCGGCGACGATGCGGACCGCCGGCGAGGAGTTCGCCATGGCGCTGCATCTCGCCGGCCTTGCGCCGCGCTGGGACCACGCCTCAGGCCGCGTCAACGGCTACGACATCATCGCACCGGCCGAGCTCGGCCGCCCCCGTATCGACGTCACGCTGCGCGTGTCGGGCCTGTTCCGCGATGTCTTCTCCGGCCTTGCGCAATTGTTCGAGGCCGCCGCCGAGGCGCTCGCGTCGCGCGAGGAGGAGGGCGACGAGAATCCCTATCGCCACCGCGCCTCGCGCGTGTTCGCGCCGCGCCCCGGCCAATACGGCGTGGGTCTGTCCGCGATCCCC includes the following:
- the cobN gene encoding cobaltochelatase subunit CobN codes for the protein MHVVFRESRGLEETATPRDIGQDPADLVVLSYSDSDLAAFAAGWRRGRNSLPSLRLANLAELRHPLSVDTYIERTLSQARGILVRLIGGESYWPYGLAALQQLAKDRNIVLAVLPADGRDDTRLDAYSTLPVSTLRRLKVLCDTGGPVAAQAAIAQLALASGLYAGPVVGEMNLPEMGFYDPARGVIAAPMAGEGKPLALVTFYRSYLTAADTGPVDALIAALRERGFDAYGVFVTSLKAPGVADWLRTYFATNPPAAIVNATAFSAMGDDGTTPFDAASCPVFQVALSSARREDWAESLRGLSPGDLAMHVVLPEVDGRLFAGVVSFKSAAERDPDLQFSHLAHRPDEERVKAVAARVAAWRRLADTPAAEKRVALVLSNYPGRPHQIAHAVGLDALASVEALLSDLTEAGFDVVPVSALGETLLKQRLTWNVADYRAALSRLPQALKDDLAQAWGAPADDPSCRDGAFQFAAIASGQSIIAVQPERGDATTRDADYHDLARTPRHAYVAFYLWLRGQAIDAVVHMGAHGTLEWLPGKSVALSSACWPEALIGDLPVIYPFIVNDPGEAAQAKRRLGAVTIGHLPPPLEQSAVPEGLRRLERLLDEYSTADGLDPARRQRLIAAIRDEARAAGLEDDLGLDASAAPAEAIPRIDRFVCDLKESQFGDGLHVFGRGVCADAERDALRSSLAGQRVAPGPSGSPYRGRQDVLPTGRNLFAVDPRAVPTPSAHAQGIRLAEELLRRHLQDHGDWPKGLVVDLWGSATMRTAGEEFAMALHLAGLAPRWDHASGRVNGYDIIAPAELGRPRIDVTLRVSGLFRDVFSGLAQLFEAAAEALASREEEGDENPYRHRASRVFAPRPGQYGVGLSAIPDAFTAETRDAAGEAWLSASSWAFSADGAMQPDRAGIETRLASADAFVHVQDLPETDLLLAADYAAHEAGIAAAAAHLGAAGPSLYHLDTTRPEQPHARTLTEEISRVVRARAANPAWIAGMMRHGFRGAAEITATLEHMAAFAHLAGAVPPHLFDLYYDATLGDADVRTFMARENPAALAAMETCFTRLHEASLWRTRRNSIAAALKEAS
- the cobO gene encoding cob(I)yrinic acid a,c-diamide adenosyltransferase, encoding MTPEPDTQTAEETDARHAAKMAKIKVARDKIMATKSGEKGLIIVHTGAGKGKSSSAFGMIVRCVAHGFPCAVVQFIKGAWDTGERRLLTGHFGELCQFHAMGEGFTWETQDRARDIAAAQAGWAKAKELISDSSLRMVVLDEINIALRYDYLDIAEVVDFLKTHKPPMTHVVLTGRNAKDELIEIADLVTEMTLVKHPFRSGIKAQAGVEF
- the cobW gene encoding cobalamin biosynthesis protein CobW; its protein translation is MNSLAKVPVTVVTGFLGSGKTTLIQYLLANPDGKKLAVLVNEFGSEGVDGEILKSCADANCPEENIVELANGCICCTVADDFIPTMEKLLARPVRPDHILIETSGLSLPKPLLKAFDWPEIRSRITVDGVIALADAEAVAAGRFAPDPAAVEAQRAADGNLDHETPLSEVFEDQIACADIVLLTKADLAGAAGIEAAKAAITAEMSRRVPMLSVTDGAIDARVILGLGAAAENDLAARPSHHDGEEDHEHDDFASVVIDLPEISDIDALVASVQRLSREQNVLRVKGYIAVAGKPMRLLLQAVGERVRHQFDKPWGAALRQSKLVVIGEHGDIDEAAIKVGLGLSGSGI
- a CDS encoding DUF1636 family protein, with product MTVTLHVCITCRAGQTLDEGETTPGKRLHGAILDAGVPEGVNVVPVECLSACSQGCSVALSAPGRWSYVYGRLSEAHARDVVAGAAAYAAAPDGLVPWRSRPEIFRKQSLARIPPIAVLPEAAE